One Kitasatospora sp. MAP12-44 DNA segment encodes these proteins:
- a CDS encoding rhomboid family intramembrane serine protease, with translation MNSPTDRTDAAVPLAPGPERGYRWVRQLALLAEPVLSAPVTLVLVAALWIIGAATGSLRAHPPHHVLDDIGVGISTLEAGHWWTPVTSLFWCSGIAAYVASTLLLLLIGPQAERRLGTPQTAWVLVGGQVAGTLLGTGLVRLGVAAGSAWTEDIKDQIAVGPTPGIFALAMVLSFRLTTLWKRRLQLLALLVPLVMVLYVGYLSGVQRLAGAVVGLLVGAALHGRPGDLRPHRSSHNETRVLVALCVAASAVGPLVASLYKNATGPFNVLGDLYFSQAPTGEDIRAACETSAQECARAHSTQQFFNSPGLLMGILIPVLLFVLAEGLRRGLRLAWWITVAAQVGWMSLVGWGVKDAFSGTDRADPTSYVLQIFGEALLLPVLILMLLLLTQDRFGLRLPRRAVILLAVVIGGAFLLACAAYVGIGWLLRDQYEPPASLARLLKGLPAEFLPPAYNDLLPAYPVPSGGAGRALEDYCGLLFWVVALTALLVVFRRPWVHVDAAAAARARALLERHGGSTLSFISTWDGNHYWFDERGEAGVAYRVFATVALTTGDPFGEPAACERAVAGFAAYCDARGWTPCFYSVTAQTRGRAVALGWRSLQVAEDTVVALPELAFTGKKWQDIRTSLNKAKKEGITAQWWTWGKAPLVIQDQVRSISEEWVSDKGLPEMGFTLGGLEELDDPAVRMLVAVDEDRTVHGLTSWMPVYREGEPVGWTLDFMRRSDGAFRGVMEFLIASAALGFKEEGALFLSLSGAPLARADQGEVGTALQRMLDWMGRTLEPVYGFRSLLAFKSKFQPEYRPMYMVYPDPAALASITRAIGKAYLPHLTPSQGMRLMRKLSS, from the coding sequence TCCTGGCCGAGCCGGTGCTCAGCGCGCCGGTCACCCTGGTGCTGGTGGCCGCGCTCTGGATCATCGGCGCCGCCACCGGCTCGCTGCGCGCCCACCCGCCGCACCACGTACTGGACGACATCGGCGTGGGCATCAGCACCCTGGAGGCCGGGCACTGGTGGACCCCGGTCACCTCGCTCTTCTGGTGCTCGGGGATCGCCGCGTATGTGGCGTCCACCCTCCTGCTGCTGCTGATCGGCCCGCAGGCGGAGCGCCGGCTCGGCACCCCGCAGACGGCCTGGGTGCTGGTCGGCGGTCAGGTGGCCGGCACGCTGCTCGGCACCGGCCTGGTCCGGCTCGGCGTGGCGGCCGGCTCGGCCTGGACCGAGGACATCAAGGACCAGATCGCGGTCGGCCCCACCCCCGGGATCTTCGCGCTGGCCATGGTGCTGAGCTTCCGGCTCACCACACTCTGGAAGCGCCGGCTCCAACTCCTCGCGCTGCTCGTCCCGTTGGTGATGGTGCTGTACGTCGGCTACCTGTCCGGCGTGCAGCGGCTGGCCGGCGCGGTGGTCGGCCTGCTGGTCGGCGCCGCGCTCCACGGACGGCCAGGCGACCTGCGCCCGCACCGCTCCTCGCACAACGAGACCCGGGTGCTGGTGGCGCTGTGCGTGGCCGCCTCGGCGGTCGGTCCGCTGGTGGCCAGCCTCTACAAGAACGCCACCGGCCCGTTCAACGTCCTGGGGGATCTCTACTTCTCGCAGGCGCCCACCGGCGAGGACATCCGCGCCGCCTGCGAGACCTCGGCGCAGGAGTGCGCGCGGGCGCACTCGACCCAGCAGTTCTTCAACTCGCCGGGCCTGCTGATGGGCATCCTGATCCCGGTGCTGCTCTTCGTGCTGGCCGAGGGGCTGCGCCGGGGCCTGCGGCTGGCCTGGTGGATCACGGTCGCCGCGCAGGTGGGCTGGATGTCGCTGGTCGGCTGGGGGGTCAAGGACGCCTTCAGCGGCACCGACCGGGCCGATCCCACCTCCTATGTGCTGCAGATCTTCGGTGAGGCGCTGCTGCTGCCGGTGCTGATCCTGATGCTGCTGCTGCTCACCCAGGACCGGTTCGGACTGCGGTTGCCGCGCCGGGCGGTGATCCTGCTGGCCGTGGTGATCGGCGGCGCCTTCCTGCTCGCCTGCGCCGCGTACGTGGGGATCGGCTGGCTGCTGCGTGACCAGTACGAGCCGCCGGCCAGCCTCGCCAGGCTGCTGAAGGGCCTGCCCGCGGAGTTCCTGCCGCCCGCCTACAACGACCTGCTGCCGGCCTATCCGGTGCCCTCCGGCGGCGCCGGCCGGGCGCTGGAGGACTACTGCGGGCTGCTGTTCTGGGTGGTGGCGCTGACGGCGCTGCTGGTGGTGTTCCGCCGGCCGTGGGTGCATGTGGACGCGGCCGCCGCCGCGCGCGCTCGGGCCCTGCTGGAGCGGCACGGCGGCTCGACGCTGTCGTTCATCTCGACCTGGGACGGCAACCACTACTGGTTCGACGAGCGCGGTGAGGCGGGCGTGGCGTACCGGGTGTTCGCGACGGTGGCGCTGACCACGGGGGATCCGTTCGGGGAGCCGGCGGCGTGCGAGCGGGCGGTGGCGGGGTTCGCCGCGTACTGCGACGCGCGCGGGTGGACGCCGTGCTTCTACAGCGTGACGGCGCAGACCCGGGGCAGGGCGGTGGCGCTCGGGTGGCGGTCGCTGCAGGTGGCGGAGGACACCGTGGTGGCGCTGCCGGAGCTGGCGTTCACCGGCAAGAAGTGGCAGGACATCCGCACCTCGCTGAACAAGGCCAAGAAGGAGGGGATCACCGCGCAGTGGTGGACCTGGGGGAAGGCGCCGCTGGTGATCCAGGACCAGGTGCGGTCCATCTCGGAGGAGTGGGTATCCGACAAGGGACTCCCCGAAATGGGCTTCACCCTGGGCGGGTTGGAGGAGCTGGACGATCCGGCGGTGCGGATGCTGGTGGCGGTGGACGAGGACCGCACGGTGCACGGGCTGACCAGCTGGATGCCGGTCTACCGGGAGGGTGAACCGGTGGGGTGGACGCTGGACTTCATGCGGCGCTCGGACGGCGCGTTCCGCGGGGTGATGGAGTTCCTGATCGCCTCGGCCGCGCTGGGATTCAAGGAGGAGGGGGCGCTGTTCCTCAGCCTGTCGGGCGCGCCGCTGGCCCGCGCCGACCAGGGCGAGGTGGGGACGGCGTTGCAGCGGATGCTGGACTGGATGGGGCGCACGCTGGAGCCGGTGTACGGGTTCCGCTCGCTGCTGGCGTTCAAGTCGAAGTTCCAGCCGGAGTACCGCCCGATGTACATGGTGTACCCGGACCCGGCGGCGTTGGCGAGCATCACCCGGGCGATCGGCAAGGCATACCTACCACATCTGACGCCAAGTCAGGGCATGCGCCTGATGCGCAAGTTGTCGTCCTAG